The Plodia interpunctella isolate USDA-ARS_2022_Savannah chromosome 22, ilPloInte3.2, whole genome shotgun sequence genome includes the window TGCCATTTATGTACGTggataagaagaagaaggttGACGCCTGGAAAGAAATGTcattaattaacttatttttactagcttttgcctgcggttTAGGGAACGGATATTTTTCCGGTATTAAAggtgagtagatagagcgtgaagaggtaacaaacaaacttactttcgctttataatattagttaggatttatcTCATAGTACCTCTCGATTTGAATCCTCTTTCATACTATACAATTCTATTGTTTGGAATTCTCAAATCATACAATTTCGGCTTCTTCAAAGCAAGAGTGAATAGGCATTTTTTTAGCTTAATAACCTAGACCTCATCTTTTCTTCCCATCTAGCTAGGTTGAGGTCAAACAcacacaatttattaataacaataaaaaaggtattatTGGTCATCAAATTGTATTGAAATGAATATGTAACAACTATTAAACACATATTACTACCATTGGAGTTCCACAAGGTTCTATACTGAGACCTCTgcaattaaatgaatataagtTGACATACCCACATGCTGAAGTCATAACCCCAGGGTAGGAACAGGACGCCAGTGTTGTATTTCTCCCAGTGGCTGATGTAGAAGTTGAGGAGGAGGTTCCACATTACGTAATACATTCtgcaaaatacaatttaagattaggtaaatattataggTTTCGGTCTTATATTtgaagtaaaagtaaaaattagaTATTCAAATTAGGATGACATACCTACATCagttattgacgtcaaaacgTAATTAAGAAATGTAAAGCGAGAAAATTGCAAAACTTCACTACAACATATGCCGCATCTCTACCGAGAATCGAGAGCGGTAACAACACTAATACCGTGCTCTGGTTGGTCAATGACGCGGCTTCAGTTGAATTGCTTTTGATTCTGTATTATATCCaagtttatatgtaaatatgctTTTCAATATTTGCAGATATTCAGGAAACCGTATGAAGAGAGCAATGGAAGGAACTCTAGTGACAAGACCCTCGCTCTTAATTCAGATTAAGGAATTAAGGAAACTATAATGATCCTGAAAATctagataaagaatttatagAATAAAGGTATTCTTACCTAATAGGCGGTATAGAGTAATCTAGGCACCCGAATATGGAGTACAGGCACGCAGGTATGAAGAACACTGAGTATGAGTCGAGCCCATGGTCAAATAATTCACCTAAAGGCCCTGACGTTTGCGTCCGACGAGCTTGTTTGCCGTCGATGCCATCTGTGGAAcagatttttacatattagtgcatatacatacatacaaatgaTCACGCCTCTTTCCCATGTATATACCAGATTACATgcaaattattacatataattcaataaataacttgtatttagtattttatttgtactaaagaaacattttactaAGTTTCTTTCACTTGGAATTATCTAAGGCTTTCGATTATGTTGACATCAAAACATGTCACTAATGTTGACTTGTTATGTGAAgcatgattttattaaatattgcgGTAATATTgtgcattaaaatatatctaagttaatatataagttaatGTATAACTATAGATATACTATTGAAGTTAAATCAATAAGGAGTTCCTAAAGGGTCTATGCTCAGACCTCTGCGATTATCGGTATGGTTATAGTTTTAGACTTACCAAGTGTGTAAGCTAGGAAGAGAAACACAGCAAGTGCCAACCAGAGCGATTGCGGTATTCTATCCGTATGGCCGTTCAGTGGCACCACAGTCGTGGTGTCGTTGTGTAGAGGGCTACTCGCCGCTGTGTAGTCATAGTCGTAATAAGATAGTAGGAGGAAGTCAAGGACTGTTAGAAGGAAGCCCGCGAAGGTTAGAACATTTGGCGCCACCCAGCGGGGGAATAGCTGAAACAATAGTTTGattttgagaaataactattactAGAGACCCCGCTAGGTTTTGCATGATGTCTGTAAAAattcgggaataaattgtctaaataacagtgaaagtGAGTTGTTACTAAGCTTATCTTCCGTGCTCATTCTTCATTCGCgtatgttttgtttctatctgacattgaaagaacgagacaaaacatatcaGTATAGccctataattttttatgaacaaaagTGACTTGGTTTAATACAAGACTGgcaacaaaatatgttatgttttcatgcgatgtatgtatgtgagtTTATTCAACCACAATTCCTACACGCCTATTAGTAATCTAAATCTCTGAAACACGAGCGGAATTCGGTGTAATTAAgcataaattatttcagtaaTTGCAAACGTAACTCGGCATTGAAAGATTACGAAGTATGAAAATGAGTTCAAACATTCaaccaatatttaaataattataacaaaaacatacagaAGCTATGTTTGCGTATGAAGGTAAATGTAACACATCcgtttcacaaaaaaaaaaattaaccgaCTTCCAACACACAACATAGCTTGAGTGGAATTTCAGTATTTACCACTTAAACTTGACACCTAATTCTTGTTAAgcaataaatagtattatgaACTAAACGCTTTCGGTACAGGTACCATTCGATGGTGCGTTGTCGATGTACCAACAGTCGATGTACTGATTGGCGATATTATGAACTAGACCCATGTGTCccttactttattatttcacaatttttggagaatatgtactttatttaatgttttatgaactttttttcacttttactGGTGACTATTGTCTACGCACATGCGCTGTGACAAGCTCGCGCCTGCGCGGCTATGCATTATTATCATTAGAAACATAGTGTTATGAATGCACGACGTATTCAATATTGCTCACAATTCGCCAATATTAGGCTTTCGCTTTTGCCTCTTAACCAAACATTCTATTAAGGATCTCgtcctaaattatttatttgtctagtTTTTTCCTAGTgtaaaattgaatgaatgaattgaattaTGTTATAGATGCTTTACTAATTATGCgaattatttactacaaaacaaATACTGTCAGCCACAATTATTGCTGttcttacatttaaatatatttgctcGTAAATTACCAGCCTTAAATAGTGCAATCTTTGTCGAATACCTaggtagtatttatttataatacttaaacaAGATATAACACTATATTTCATGATTAATTTGAGCGTGTTAGCATACGTGACAGAGAGACAGATTTTCGCATATTATAAGTTTGGAAAAAATGGATGAAACATGTCCTTGCCCATCACATCGCTAtcagtttttgtattttctgaaaacaataatgcattgtcgtCTCACTTTATGAGTCTCATCATTATTGAAGGATTCTCTGTTGTTTGTGagctattttaatattatctgtGGTAATAGTAGGCTCAATTGATAgcttatgaatgaatattatgAATCGAATGGCATTATGTTAAAAgttcataacatttttaaattataagtaaaacaccaaaaaataaattaaaatctaccCTTTAGGTCATACTTGTACCACACTGACCCAAACCGGCAAGTTAGGTTCActgaaaagtgagctttaaagCATTACATTGAAGACATATGTTACATTGACAGACCTCGGCTAGCAATCAGTCTGCTAATTTGTTGTCAGTGTAAATTATGCTTATAGATGACGCATTAAAGCTTACTTTTCAATgtgtactattattttaaagaggtaagcgtttgtgagtttgtatgtttaaggcgggtaatctccgaaactaccgaacccatttcataaattctttcaccattagaaaggtacattactcaagattgctataggctatattttatcttaaaattcccacgggagatatgccccgggcaacatctagtgacTTATATTGCCGGGTGGGAGCGTTGCGAGGTATGTTTGTAACAGTATCCAAGACGCGGGCAGATTTCATTCAAGCCGCCTAAAGACCTCTTGACGTGATTTTTACACCgtgacatctagtggcagcCACCCGTCAGTCGTCGCATGAACACAGGTGAACTAAAcagtccaccagtgtgcaggtttcctcaatatgttttccttcattggaagcaagtggtggctatggaaactactatacatgagtctgattgctatacaaattcatgtgggACAAGAAGTATTAgcacctgagacctttcgatttCAGGTCTCCATCACTGGACCACCAACGCTTCAATGTGCTAAGAAAGAACAATAGAAAGTGTtcagaaatcaataaaaaatcaaaatcaaatgatttattatttaggctTTGAAATTCGATATATCTCTATGTCATACAAATATAGCGCCATGCAACGATAAGCCAAATTCTgatatataaatctattagATTAATTGAGATATGTCTCCAACATAAACtctgatataaaatatgattcacATGAAGATAAGAATAAAATCAAGGTTTTATTAGGTGGGCATTtctagataatttatttatttatttatttatgtacagtgTCTATGACAGTggtttatagataaaatattatatttgacaatATAGTTTACCAAAAGATTACAATCAAAACTGGAACTAAAATATTCCAAAGGTAATTGGGAGTTATTGACTGTCACTATTATTCAAAAGGAACTAAGAAGTAACGGCAtgcctagttgtcagaccattggcacgcatatcaaaCCAGCACTTCTTGATTTTGCCTCGTCTGCCGGGGCCAGGCGTGGACAGCACAGCAAGACAATTGTGTTCAACGTAATTTGCCAGTCTATACAAGATGCACTAGCCAAAATTATCATGTAAATACCAATATGTATGAAACACAGCAATAAGTTTCACATGTGTATGTCAACAGTGTTTGTAAGAGGTTGATTAAAGTCATGTATCACCAAATTCATATGCATAATTTAAGTGGGTTTACGTGTCGCGCGGCATGTCAAGGCGGtctgattaaaatttaattgagtGCAGCATTTTAGCTCTTTCAAAACATTTAGGAAACATGTAATATCGTTAAATTATTGaacatttcaaactacatgttttAAAGAGTTTTTCTTCTATTATGTTGTGCaatgattatatttaattaaggtAGATATAATGGTGAAAATACCCTTTTCATTTCTAGATATTTCACgttgtttgaattttaatttgttattataatatgcctaaattaaaaaaaaatatctctgaTTCCTAAGGATCTTAgattagcttttattttttctattcaagtttgttacttcttttgATAATATCTTGAGCCTCAAAAATGACATGGAAGGGcaaattactttatataaattatctatattattaatatctgTTCAGTTTTCTTGATAGAatgcacaaattaatttttggaacggattgttatgaaatttggtacacaggtaaaATAATACCTGGAATAgctttttatctcaaaataccCACGGTGGTTAAGCACCGGGCTCAGctcagtaataaatataatgctcACCTCAACAACTTTGTTCCAAAATGGGTGCATAACATACACACTCAAGGGGCTTGTGTCTATCGCCATATACTGAAAAAATAAGGTTCAAAttagtattgtatttataggtatataaaaaaatatatattaaaaatattgggtagctaattaaattttacattaggATTTGGACCATAGTGGttacaaaacacaaaatattttttttacaaaaatatgtttttatatgctTTTGGTGGCTGAAACCAGTGgcctatttttatgaaaatttgaataatatagataatgaCCTGAGGTCAAACTTAGGCTGACACAAGCAGGGGTGCAGGTAACAACTAGTTAGGTAATCAGaactaatattgttaatatttttgaattttaattcaaaagaTTTCCTGTGGGACTTTCACGGCCAAACCACTGGGCCGATTgtgataaagttttaaatgcagtagacccgaggtcaaacataggctggCGTGAGCGGAGCTGCCAGCAACAGCTAGTAACTCATAAACTGAAATCTATGCGCCGTATATCAGCAccattttatgataaaaactgAACACACGATAGTATACCCATTAAAACTGAAGgtcattattattcatttttaggttatgtatTCTAATGCGTATTATGAAAATGATCATCAATTAGAGTTGGAACAAGTATATGCGCCTATGTAATTCTgtgtttcaacaaaaaaaatcaatactttACCTTATAATTATCGAAACCTTCGAGGTGTTCCCGAGTTAAATACTTGTAATCAAACATTGTTTATAGATTTCACTTAACTATTACACTacaatacctaaataatactttattcgCTTCActgatacatatttatgtgtGAAATTTCATTGTTTCCATATTATTATCgacatcaataattttatcacaatcATACGATCGTGCTGCAaaattaaaccaataataatgCAGTGTGAACTCACGCTTTCACGCAATAATCAAGCAAGCAGTTTCTTGACAGCTGTCAATTACGACGACGTTTGTAGTGAAGTGAgcaatgattatattttacctgTAATTATATGCAATTAGTATCAACATAAGTTTTCTGCCCATTTATTGTATtggcaaaatttatacaaaatagtaatatctacttgtaatttttatttactctctgtatgtatgtatataatatatttattcttatatttttggttACACACTGAACagtgtttcaaaatttatatttaacattttatattcagtGTCAatttcaaccttgacgttggcaaatcatcgttttggcgaacgatggagccatgaaacttaaaaaagaaatgatatTTTGGTTTCGAGACTATTGAGaactaaaactaaatcatAAACCGATTTACcgatttaaattgtaaagatGGAAGTTTTACATTTATGTAGGTGTATTATCCATATTCTGCATTAAGCCACtgaaacgaaaaaaatatttgaataataaagtacctataaacCGACTGCGTGTGTTCTGAACTGTTATTCTAGAGatattgaattttttgtaGCACGTACAACACAACgcatgtgtattttttttatacgtttCTTTTGTATAGCTCTTTTATGGGATTCattaaagtaagttttttgatttattaattgtttcaaTGTTTGATAATatgattttgtaatttgttgattttatttattttgataatttatacTATCGATTGTAAGATGCGTAACATCACTAATgaatgttgttgttttaaaaataaaatgtatgatgtGGCAAAAGAATATACTAATAAACAgccttattattaaaaaaaaacaccagCTGAACGtaggtaatgtttttatatctgtagCAGCTGCAGATAATAGAAAGAGGAACAGCATCGAACAAAGAAACGAGTCACTCACATCACAATTTTGGGCGTGTTATTAACAATGTGTGATATCACGGCGACCCTTTTAGTATGAGCTTTTTTTCTTGCACTGTTTTGACACTTAATGCGACATTCTAATAAATCTATACCATGTACGTAGTACTTATTAATTCCATGGCTCCGCCTTAGCCGCGTGGTCCCTAGAACGaggtcgtatgaggcgactaaggaataGACAGCCTTATAGTATTTCCAAGGAGGTGGAGTTTaacaaaaaacccatgtccgtgctgtaaaccttTGCGGAGTTCCCTCGCttggagccgatcctgggtgcaccatcgtcatgcttatcataataatgcattgtcatggaaactgaagggAAGTGGGAAATTTTAACTCTGTAGAACAACAGGAAGTAGgggaaatttaacttgcaagttttgttaacagacagacaagcaaacatcggGAAAGGTGAAAccaaataaaagcttgtaaaaataaaaaaaattgcacagACATAATCAtaacttaaattatatgtCTGCCTGTGAATTATATGTCTGTGAGTTGAGTTTATGCAAAGAACTTATATCCAATAACTTCGATTAAAATAGTGTGGTTACATTACTCATGATAATCGACCTTCCTCATTCCACGATGTTGCACTTGCAGATCTAAGTCAAGGTGACACGCAGGTTTAGCGGGTGACATCACGCGTGGGTGGGAGATGTCGATGATGACCAAGGAATATTGTCATTGAATCGTATTATGATCTTGAGATATCGATTTTCATATCGGATGTACATGTCAGCAGACATTATGTCTAGAGGACTAATTTATTGGCAAAGCTTTAGAACACATTTCAAATTGCTTTGCTCTCAGAGCATTATATATTGTAGTCGATGTGCACCCAAGGACGTTTAGCTTCCAAAACCTCCTGATCCGTAAAGAATCTAACAGAGGGCGAAGTTTGTGTTTctcttctcactatcgagtcgattcgacatgagacgcagcgaaccaatcacattgcgccattgtgacgcaacgtcaaccacactgcaatgtgactggttcgctgcgtctcacttcgaatcgcgTAGTGAGATGCAGCTagccaatcacattgcggtgtgtgtttttttcttttcgttgATCTAtgggtgtggttgtcgtcgcaTCACAaaggcgcactgtgattggttaactGCGTCTCTTGGccaatcgactcgatagtgagaagtgaaataaTGGCAGTGTCGACTTCTTCTTGTCGAGTCAGAGTCGggttttctttaaataataatttaatttatatatactatgtacttaggtacataataaaacaaactatacTTAATAGCACTAGTGGCAACATGGCAGTGACAACCACCAATCTAAGTCACAACCGCGACCTTGGTAATTTGTGTTATTGCCCCAAACGCCTTGTCACGGATTCTGATATTTGTCTCTTCATTCATAACAACCTGTTTTCAGTGGCGTATCTTTGTTTTGGCGCTGTATCAAAATTCGTAGGGGAGTCTAAATGAAGACTAAAGAATTATTGTCTTAGactttaagaataaaattaaacacgtAAACATTACTACTCTTTGGTTTGTCACTATATTGGTTGCGAGATTCCCAGTTGTGAGGTGCGTCGTTAAATTtgatgttgattttaaccggtgCGCCGCTGCCACTGCGACGTTTGGACATAATGACGTAAAGTATGACGTCGTGACGTGTTTTTTTGCACACGTTgctgaagtgaaaactttatACGTGcctataaagtttaataaaataaatgaatgaatttttccCGAAATTAAGTGgcattgtgaatattttactaaagcTTACACTCGCCAGTGTGTGGCCCCTGTAGCCAAGGGGCCCGGTATCATAGATATGGTTGATATGGCGTTAGCTACGTCCCTGCCTGTTTTACACTTATGTTTGATTGTATTTAGtttgtatacaatattttaagtacctataataagGGCTAAAGGGCAAGTGACAGTTACCCTGGACAAGGAACAGATAGGACCAAAGACAAAGATAATTAAAGTGATGTTTAGTTGTCTTTGTCTTAGATAGCGTAGAAAATGAGATAGACGATTACTCCAGAACTATTGGggcgattttgatgaaatttcgcACTGAGccagacgaaaccttcaggagtaacataggctacttttttataatggttttacccgagcgaagccgggacggccTCTAGTTTACAGATAAATAGATGTCTacagttttctctgtctaccaTTAGAACCCTAGGGTGCCGTCCGTGTAAacctaaataattatagtcATAGTTATAGCGGCTGTAAACATACGGAGACATAATTGACACGTGCCCTCTAAGTTTTTACACGCCTGTTCAACTTAAAAGAAAGCGTTAATGGTTTCATGTTTGTATGTGAATTTCTTTAGTCCACCACAACAGACAGGATGTGTGACGTATCATTAGTACCTAATCAATGGGATTCTATACTCGAAAATAGCTATATCTACCTACATACCTACTATAAAATTGCTATTCTACTAATTgatgaatgcgaaagtttgtgagaatgggagaggcctatgtccagcagtggactgCTACAGGCTGTGatggtgatgatgatgattgtgattatgtttttactctttcacgcaaaatctattagatggattgttatgaaatttggtaaaggGATAGAAAACTaacctataataatatatagcgtactttttatcccgaaattcatCACGAGAgggaagccccggggcgcagctagttaaatataaattaatgtacgGCTATTCCGTGCACACGtatgcattttatatttatatctcagACATCAACTATTTCTCTCTTTCGTCGTCTCACCCGTTAAGGGTCATAGATCAAGCGTAGGCTTAGTGAGGGTttagctcccgtgggaatttcgaaataaaatatataatagttatactctatacttatacttattatactctacccgtataccaaatttcataacaatccgtccagtagattttacattaaggactaacaaacatacacacacacatacatcctcacaaactgtctcatttataatattagtagaattttaaaaattttaaattttaagtcaGTTATTCTCTCGTTATTCgtctaatgtcaaaatattcatTCGTATGTTCCATTGTATATTTTGCCCGTCTGTGCTGAACCATGGAATCACACTTTAACCTAAAGGTCACGTGATTTATGATAAACTGGTATGAATGGTAACCTATGTctttctccatatttcaaactatatgtatagaaaattttaagaagatagGGCGTGAAGAGGTTATAAACAATCTTACTtcctcatttataatattagtaagattagATATATGGTGCTaggcataaataaaataaatttaattttatctatggtgcTAGGCCACGTTCGATCATCCCAACAGgatattatcatatcaatatatcaTCACGCCTTCGAGCGAATTTCCTCAGCTTATTCTGAGATTGTGGAATGAGCTCACTGCCGTGGATGAACATGAAGATCCTCAAAAAGGGCgcgaaaaaatgtattaaatacaattataattataaacattttatactgtaaattcaataaaaaaatgcgaccttggtggcgcagtagtaaagttcttgccactgaaccgagaggtccccggTTCGATGGATGGTCCTCGGTTCATGATGGaaattgatctttttctgattggcccgggtcttggatgtttatatttatatgtatttgtaaaatatagtatcgttgagttagtatcccataacacaagtctcaaacttgctttggggctagctcaatttgtgtgatttatcctaatatatttatttatttattttattatggatGCATCTAGTCCATAATCAAAGTCTAGATATAACTTCATATAATGTTTCATCAAGATTTC containing:
- the LOC128679761 gene encoding ethanolaminephosphotransferase 1-like, translating into MFDYKYLTREHLEGFDNYKYMAIDTSPLSVYVMHPFWNKVVELFPRWVAPNVLTFAGFLLTVLDFLLLSYYDYDYTAASSPLHNDTTTVVPLNGHTDRIPQSLWLALAVFLFLAYTLDGIDGKQARRTQTSGPLGELFDHGLDSYSVFFIPACLYSIFGCLDYSIPPIRMYYVMWNLLLNFYISHWEKYNTGVLFLPWGYDFSMWASTFFFLSTYINGTVFYKRQLFAGYTLANAFEALVYATGVFTNLPVALYNIYKSYKLRTGKMRPLGEALRPLWSFISVVVVCSVWVHKSPLLPKYDLRMLFLLIGTVFSNVACRLIVSQMSDQRCELFNWLLWPLSAAALVSLSFPLLEPTCFYAIMTLSVLAHIHYGACVVRQMCDHFRISCFHIKQRAD